TCTTCTGGGAAGTGACCACGTTGTGCTCCTTCCTGCTCATCGGGCACGACCAGACCGAAGAAGCCAAGGCCAACGCCTACCGCGCCCTGTGGATGAACGTGCTGGGCGGCCTGGCCTTTGTTTCGGCCATGCTGTTTATCCAGAAAAGTCTGGGCACCCTTTCCACCGAACTGGTGCTGCAGAAGATGACCGGCATGGATGTGAAGAGCACGGCCATGCTGCTGCCTTTTGCCTTCTTCTGCGTGGCGGCCTTTACCAAATCCGCCCAGGTGCCTTTTGAAAGCTGGCTGTGCGGGGCCATGGTGGCACCCACGCCCGTTTCCGCCCTGCTGCACTCGGCCACTATGGTCAAGGCCGGCACCTATTTACTGCTGCGCATGGCCCCGGCCTTTGCCGACACCACCATGTCCACCATCGTGGCCCTGTTCGGCGCTTTCACCTTTGTGGCCACCTGCATCCTGGCCGTAAGCCAGAGCAACGCCAAAAAAATTCTGGCCTACTCCACCATCGCCAACCTGGGCCTGATCATCGCCTGCGTGGGCATTAATACGGCAGCCTCCATGATGGCGGCCACCACCATCATCATCTACCACTCCGTTTCCAAGGGCCTGCTCTTCATGTGCGTGGGCACCATCGAACAGCGCATCGGCTCTCGCGATATTGAAGACATGCGCGGCCTGTACGGCAAAATGCCGCGCACGGCCGTCATCACGGTCATCGGCATCTTCACCATGATGCTGCCGCCCTTTGGCATGCTCATCGGCAAGTGGATGGCCATTGAAGCTATCGCCCGCGCCACCCAGGCCATGACGCCCATCGTCTTTTTCGTGGCCCTGGGCTCGGCCTTCACCGTGCTGTTCTGGGCGCGCTGGGCCGGCGTCATCGTGTCTTCGTCCAACTTGCACGAGCATCCGCGGCACGGCGACACCCGCCCGTCCATCATGTTTGCCCTGCGGTCGCTCTGCGGTCTGGCGCTGATCTTTTCCTTCATTGCGCCGCTGGTGCTCAAGACCTTTGTGGAGCCCTCCGTGGTCGGCGTTTACGCCCGCTTCAACCTGCACAGCGAAGGCTTCATCCCCGGCGCGTCCCTTACAGGCGCGGGGGGCTTCGGCTGGATGTACATTCTTTTCATCCTGCTGGCCGTGGGCGTCTGGCTGGCCTGGCGCGCGGCCCGCAAGGTGCCGGGCAAGGCCCATGCCGAACCCTACTTCTCCGGTCTGACCCAGGTAAAGGATGGCCAGGTGGGCTTCAAAGGCCCCATGAACGTCTTTGAACCAGCCCGTGTGGCCAACTTCTACCTGGCCCAGTACTTTGGCGAAGGCACCATCACCAGAGGCATAGACATCATTTCCACGGCATTCCTGATCGTTCTCATAGGAGGTCTGCTCTGATGCTCTCTATCCTCGGCGCTCTCGGCGGCCTGCTCTTGTCGCCCCTGGCGGGCGGACTGCTTAACGGTGTGGACAGACGCCTCACGGCGCGCATGCAGTCGCGCGTGGGGCCGCCCCTGTTGCAGCCTTTCTACGACATCCTCAAACTGGCGGGCAAAGAAGCCAAAGTAACTAACGCCTGGCTGGTCTTCTGCGCCTACATCACGCTCATTTCTTCGGCTCTGGCCCTGTTCATCTTCTTCATGGGCGGCGACTTGCTGCTGCTTTTCTTTGTACTTTCGGTGGGCGCGGTGTTTCAGGTGGTAGGCGCCATCTGCGTGCCCTCCCCCTACAGCAACGTGGGCGCCCAACGTGAACTGCTGCTCATGCTGGCCTACGAGCCCATCCTTATTCTGGTCTTTGTGGGTTTTGCCATGTGCACGGGCTCCTTCTCTCTGGCGGACGTGTTCAGCTTGAAGGAACCCCTGCTGCTCAAAATGCCCCTGCTTTTCCTGGCCCTGGGCTACGCCCTGACCATCAAGCTACGCAAATCGCCCTTTGACATCGCGGCCAGCCACCACGGCCATCAGGAACTGGTCCGCGGCGTGCAGACCGAATATTCCGGTCCTTTCCTGGCCATTATTGAAGTGGCCCACTGGCTGGACCTGGTGCTTATCCTGGGCCTGTGCGCCATGTTCTGGCACACCAGCGTGGTGGGTATGGCCATTCTGGTGGCCGCTTCGCTGTTTACGGAAATCGTCATCGACAACATCACGGCCCGGCTTACCTGGCAGTGGATGGTGCAGAAAAAGTCCCTGCTGCTCGGCATGGGGCTGGCCCTGGTAAACCTTTTGTGGCTGTACGTTGCGTAAGGAGGCGGGAAAATGGGATTTGTCGATAAAATGATCAAGCGGAGCCGGCTCAAGTCTCCGTGGATCGTGCACTTTGACTGCGGTTCCTGCAACGGCTGTGACATTGAGGTGCTGGCCTGTCTCACGCCCCTCTACGATGTGGAGCGCTTTGGCGTGGTCAACACGGGCAACCCCAAGCACGCGGACGTGCTGCTGGTCACCGGCACGGTGAACCACCGCAACCGCCATGTGCTCCAGCAGATCTATGAACAGATGCCCGAACCCAAGGCCGTGGTTTCCATCGGCGCGTGCAACCTTTCGGGCGGCGTGTTCAAAGACACCTATAATGTACTCAACGGCGCGCACACCATCATCCCTGTGGATGTCTTTGTGCCCGGCTGCCCGCCCAAACCCGAGGCTATCATCGACGGCGTGGTGCAGGCCCTGGGCGTGCTGCAGGCCAAGATGGGCCTGGGCCCGGAACCGGAACCCACCCGCATGCCCGGCGATGAGGACAATACCCCGCCCACGGAAGCGGCCGCCCCAAAAACCGACGACCAGCCACTGCAAAACGCGGGCTAGGACCCGAAGGATTGCGCCATGCTTTTTGAAGCCAAGGAAGTTACGCCGGAAACGCTGCTGGGCGAAGTGCAGCAGCTGGCCAACAAAAAATACCGTTTTGTGACCATGTCGCAGACCGTGGTGGACGAAAACACCCTGCGACTGTTTTACCACTTTGATGAAAACCTGACCATGACCGACCTGCGCAACAACGCCGATATGTGCGTGTGGGAACCGCAGGACGCCAAGGGCATGGTCCATTTGCGCATGGACGTAAACAAGGATGCCCCCATTCCCAGCATCACGCCCGTCTACTTCTGCGCCGTGCTTATTGAAAACGAAACCCAGGACCAGTTCGGCGTGCGTTTTGCGGGCCTGCCCCTGGACTACCAGGGCGGCATGTACCTGGAAGGCGAAGTCAGCCACGCCCCTTACTTCACCATGACCACCGTGCGGCGCGCCCCGGCGGCCAAGGCCGGCGCCGCGGACGCGGCCCCCAAAGGAGAGCAGGCATGAGCAACCGCACCACCGTCATCCCCTTCGGGCCGCAGCACCCTGTGCTGCCCGAACCGCTGCACATCAAGTTTGTGGTGGAGGACGAAACCGTGGTGGGGGCCGTGCCCCAACTCGGCTTTGTGCACCGTGGGCTGGAAAGCCTGGTCCGCGTCAAGGACTACAACCAGATGGTCTTTGTGGTGGAGCGCATCTGCGGCATCTGCTCCTGCATCCACGCCAACTGCTATTGCAATGCCATTGAAGACCTCATGGGCATCACGGCCCCGCCACGCGCCCAGTTTCTGCGCGTGGTCTGGTCAGAACTGCACCGCATGCACTCGCACCTGCTCTGGCTTGGCCTGTTTGCCGATGCTTTTGGCTTTGAAAGCGTCTTCCAGCAGTTCTGGCGCATTCGTGAACACGTCATGGACATCTGTGAAGCCACGGCCGGCAACCGCGTCATCCTCTCCGTCAATGTGGTGGGCGGCGTGCGCCGCGACCTCACCCCGGACCAGATCCGCTGGATGCTGGGCCGCCTGGACGAACTGGAAAACGGCATGCGCGAGCTGACCCGCACCATGCTGGACGACTATACCGTGCAGGAGCGCACCCGCGGCATCGGCTATCTGAGCAAAGAGGACGCCCGCCTGCTGGGCGCAGCCGGCCCCACCCTGCGCGGCAGCGGCTGGGAAATTGATGAGCGCATGCACGGCTATGCCGCCTACAAGGATCTCAACTTCATCCCCGTGGTGGAGCCGGACGGCGACTGCTACGCCCGCGCCAAGGTGCGTTTTTATGAAGTGCTGCACGCCATTGAGCTCGTCCGCGAAGCCCTGAACCGGCTGCCCGAAAGCGAACTCACCGTCAAGGTGCCCGGCAACCCGGAGGGCGAATCCGTCTTCCGTGTGGAGCAGCCCCGCGGTGAGCTGTTCTACTACATCCGCGCCAACGGCACCAAAAACCTGGAACGCATGCGCGTGCGCACGCCCACTTTTGCCAACATCCCCGCCCTGCTGCACATGCTGCCGGGCTGCAAACTGCCCGACGTGCCGGTGATCGTGCTGAGCATCGACCCGTGCATTTCCTGCACTGAGAGGTAGCGCCATGTATATGCTTCCCAACGTGTTGCGCAATCTGTCCGCCAAGCCGGCCACCAGGCTCTATCCCCTGGAGGAGCGCGAGCCCTTCGCCAGCTACCGCGGCGTCATCACCAACGACGTGGAGCACTGCATCTTCTGCAGCACCTGCGCCAGAGTCTGCCCCACCGGGGCCATTGTGGTGGATGCCAAGGGCGGCAAGTGGAACTACGATCCCTTCCTCTGCGTCTACTGCTCCGCCTGCGTGGAAAAATGCCCTACCAAGTGTTTGCTGCAGGAACCCATCCACCGCAAGCCTTCGGTGAGCAAATTTGTGGTCCACCGTTCCGGCACCCCCAGGACAAAGAAAACCAAACCCGCTCCGGCAGCCGCCAAGGCGGAAGAAAAACAGTAAAAGGCCTTGCGGGGGCCCTCTTTTGCTCTGCCGTCTATTTTCCCAGGCCGCGGCCTGACAAGCGTCCATCCGGGACGCCCTGTGGACGGCAGAAAAAGAGGGTCCCCTATCCTTCAGAACAGCTTGCTGTTGAGGATCTGTATTCTCGCAACGGCACGCCCGTTCCGGCGCGTAACCACGCCAATCCTTGCACTTGACCTGCATGCCGGGCGTCTCTTATGCAGCTGCCAAAGCAGTTTCAACGTAAATTTGCCACCATACCTTTATTCCGCAACCCAATCATAGCGGAAAATGCAGGGGCAAGACAGCAAGATAGCCAGTCCGCTTGCCCAGGCAGACAGTTTGCCGCTATGGCGGCCTGCCGGTGCTGAAAAGGCGTTGCACAAGCGCAAAGCGCCCCCTGCAAACACAGGGGGCGCTTTGTATCTGGACGGCGCTACGGCCGTTGAGGGCCGCTGCTGTAGCGGTTTGTTGTTACTTGTCGCCTTCGGGCGCCGTGGCTTCCTTGGCGGGGGCAGCTTCCTTAACGGGAGCGGCCTGCTGGCTGCGCGTCAGCTCAATGACGGCCATGGGGGCGTTGTCGCCCTTACGCGGCATGGCCAGTTTGATCACACGGGTGTAGCCGCCGGGCACGCCGGCAAACAGGGGCCCAATGTCGTCAAACAGACGCTTGACCAGGGCATGATCGTTAAGGGCCCGATACGCCAGCCTACGAGAGTGCAGGTCGTTGCGTTTAGCAAGGGTAATCAGGGGCTCCACCACCCGGCGCAGTTCCTTGGCCTTCATTTCCGTGGTGCGGATTTTGCCGTGGAGCAGCAGCGCCTTGGCGAGATTGTGCAACAGGGCCTTGCGGTGCGCAGGCGTGCGCGAAAGTTTCCTTCCGGAATTGCTATGCCTCATTTTGCTGCTTCCTTTTCCAGTCCTGATATTTCTTGTCGAAGTTGTCGACCTTCAAGCCAAAGTCGAGGCCCATATCCAGCAGCACGCTCTTGATTTCGTCCAGCGATTTGCGGCCGAAATTCTTGGTCTTGAGCATTTCGGCCTCGGTCCGCTGCACCAGTTCGCCCACCAGGGCAATGTTGGCGCTGCGCAGGCAGTTGGTCGCCCGCACGGAAAGCTCCAGGTCATCAATGCTTTTGAACAAGTGCTCATTGAGCTCACCGCTGTCGCCGTTGCCGTCGCGCATGTCGCCGGAAACCCGCTCATCAAAATTGATGAACACGGAAATCTGGTCTTTAATGATCTTGGCGCTGTAGGCAATGGCGTCTTCGGGCGTGAGGGAGCCGTCGKTCCATACTTCCAACAACAGGCGGTCGTAGTTGGTCATCTGGCCCACGCGGGCCTGCTCCACCGTATAGGCCACCTTGCGCACCGGAGAAAAGCTGGAGTCCAGGCGGATCAGCCCGATCTCGTCGTCCAGGCCCTCATGCATGTCGGCGGGCACATAGCCCTTGCCCATGCGGACCTCAAACTCCATCTCCAGGTCCACGTCCTCGGTAAGAGTGGCAATGTGCAGGTCGGGGTTGAGCACGCTCACATGCTGATTGGTCTCAATCTGCCCGGCCAGCACCGGCCCGCGAGAAGAAGCCCGCAGAGTCAGGCGCTGGGGTTCCTCCGTATCCAGGCGCAGGCGAACCTGCTTGATGTTCAGAATGACGTCGGTGACGTCCTCCAACACCCCATGGATCGTGGTGAACTCGTGCTGCACGCCGGCAATCTTGACGGACACAAAGGCCGCCCCCTGCAGAGAGGAGAGCAGCACTCGCCGCAAAGCGTTGCCGATGGTGGTGCCGTAGCCCCGCTCCAGCGGTTCACAGATGAACTTGCCGTGGGTGGGGCTGGCGGTTTCTTCTTCACGCGCGATCTGTTCCGGCTTGACCAGCTCGGACCAGTTGCGCGCGTTGATAAGGCGTTCGCCCTGTTTTATAAGCATGCGAACCCCCGGTTATTTCGAGTAAAGTTCGACGATCAGCTGCTCGTTGACGGGGAACTGAATTTCGTCGCGCTGCGGCAAGGCCTTGACCGAGCCCTTAAAGGCGGCGCCGTCCGCTTCCAGCCAGGGCGGGCAGCCGCGGCGGGCAATGGCCTCCTGAGCTTCGGCCAGAACGGGAATTTTACGGTTCTTTTCAGGAATCTCAATGGTATCGCCCACCCGCACCTGCAGGGAAGGGATATTCACCTTACGGCCGTTGAGCGTGAAAATGCCGTGACGCACCAGCTGACGGGCCTGGTTGCGCGAGTTGGCAAAACCCAGACGGTAAATCACGTTGTCCAGACGGCGCTCCAGCATAACCAGCAGGTTGGTGCCGGTAACGCCCTTCTGCATTTCGGCTTTTTCAAAATACAGGTGGAACTGACGTTCCAGCATGCCGTACGCGCGGCGGGTCTTTTGCTTCTCCCGCAGCTGCACCGCGTATTCGCTCACCTTCTTACGCGCACGGCCGTGCTGGCCGGGGGCGTAGGGGCGGCGGTCATAGGCGCATTTGTCGGTAAAGCAACGATCGCCCTTCAAAAAGAGCTTGCAGCCCTCGCGGCGGCACATGCGGCACTTGGCTTCGGTATATTTGGCCATGAATCTGATCCTCTTGCGGTTTTACGCTGTCCGCGCCAAGGCGGACTAGACGCGGCGGCGCTTGGGCGGCCGGCAGCCATTGTGCGGAATGGGCGTAACGTCACGGATAAAGGCCACCTTGAAGCCCACGGACGAAATGGCGCGCATGGCGGCCTCACGACCGGAKCCGGGCCCCTTCACATAAATGCCCACGGTGCGCATGCCGTTGTCCTGCGCCTTGCGAGCCGCCGTTTCGGCCGCCACCTGGGCGGCAAAAGGCGTAGATTTGCGCGAGCCCTTAAAGCCGCTCTGGCCCGAAGAGGCCCACGAAACGGCGTTGCCGCGCGTGTCCGTAAACGTGATGATGGTATTGTTGAACGAGGCCTGAATGTGGGCAATGCCCACAGGCACGTTCTTCTTTTCCTTCTTTTTGACCGCTTTCTTGGGTCTGGCCATACTGCAATCCCTCTGACTGGAGCTTTTCAGATTATGCTCCGCGCGGCGGCGGAAATTCCGTTCGTCCTCACGGCAGCCTTCTACGCTGCGTCCGCTTTACAAACTGCGTCCGACGCAACCGCCAAACTTACTTCTTTTTGCCCACGGCCCCACGGCGCGGCCCCTTGCGGGTGCGCGCGTTGGTGTGGGTACGCTGCCCACGGGAGGGCAGGCCGCGCCGATGACGCAGGCCGCGGTAGCAGCCGATGTCCATAAGGCGCTTGATATTGCCGGAGATGTCACGGCGGAGGTCGCCCTCCACCTTGTAGTGCTGCTCCAGCTCTTTACGAATTTCGTTCACCTCGTCGGCGGAGAGGTCGTCAATGTTCCGCTCCCAGTTGACGCCGGTGGTGTCCAGAATTTTCAGGGCCGTGGTGCGGCCAATGCCATAGATATAGGTGAGCGCAATGTCCACCCGTTTGCCGCGCGGCAAATCAACACCTGCTATTCTCGCCACTGTACGTCTCCTGCCCTAGCCCTGGCGCTGCTTGTGCCGGGGGTTTTCGCAGATAACTCGAAGCACTCCCTTGCGCCGGATAACCTTACACTTGGGGCATATTTTCTTGACGGAAGGTCTTACTTTCATTTTACATCTCCCAAATACGAGCCATTGCGTTGGCCGATAAAGCCGCCGGCACAACCCGGGCCGCCGCAGCCGCTGGCAACCCGCCGCCCCAAGAAGAAGGAGCGGGAACGGAAATCTTTATCCGGCTTTAGGTATTCTGTCAACCATCAAACAATGGTGTGCCGGTTCAGCCCCTTGTCCGAAACGCTGAGGATGCGCGGTCCGGCCGGAGTGATGGCCACACTGTGTTCAAAATGGGCCGCCCACTGGCCGTCGCGGGTCACGGCCGTCCACTGGTCGTCCAGGATGTCCACTTCATAGGTGCCCATGGTCACCATGGGCTCAATGGCGATGACCATGCCGTTCTGCAGGGTCAGGCCCTTCATACCGGGGCGAAAATTGGGCACCTCGGGCTTTTCGTGCATGCGCGAACCCACGCCGTGCCCCACAAAACGGCGCACCACGTTGAAGCCGGCGGCCTCCACATAGTCCTGCACGGCCCCGCCGATACTGTAGACGTCGTTGCCGGCCCTGGCCTGTTCAATGCCCACGTAGAGGCTCTCCTCCGTAACCTTGAGCAGTTTGTGCACGTCTTCGCTCACCGTGCCCACAGGAAAGGTCCGCGCCGCGTCGCCCACAAAACCTTCAAACACCACGCCCATGTCGGCGCTGACGATATCCCCTTCCTGCAAAACCCGGTCAGAAGGAAACCCATGCACCACCTGCTCGTTTACCGAGCAGCACAGGGCAAAAGGATAGCCGCAGTAGCCCAAAAAGGCGGGCTTGACCTTATAGTCGGCGCACATGTCGCGCGCCAGCTCTTCCAGACGCATGGTGGGCACACCCGGCACCGCCATTGCGCCCACGGCATCCAGAATGTTGGCCACCATGCGGTTGGCTTCCCGCAGGCAGGCCACTTCCCGCTCATTCTTGATGAATGCGCCGTGATACTTCTTCATGATTCACCGTCCCGCGCTTAGAGCCTGCCGCTCTTGCGCGCCTTGGCCATCAGGCCCTGGTACTGGCTGGAGATCATGTGGGATTCCACCTGATTCATGAAGTCCATGGCCACGCCCACGAGGATGAGGAGGCTGGTGCCGCCAAAGTAAAACGGCACGTTAAAGTTGCTGATGAGCAACATGGGCAGCAGGCAGACAATGGAAATGTAGATGCCCCCCGAAAGGGTCAGCCGCGAAAGCACCGTATCAATATATTCCTGTGTTCTGTCTCCGGGCCGGATGCCGGGGATGAAGCCGCCGTTCTTCTTCAAATTTTCGGCCATATCCTTGGGGTCAAAAATAATGGCCGTGTAAAAATAGCAGAAGAAGAACATCAGCGCCACATAAAGCACGTTGTAAGCCACACCGTGGGGCGAAAACCACTCCGCGGCCTGCTTCACATAGTGGTTGGTCGAAAACTGCCCGATAGTGGCCGGAAACAACAGCAGCGAAGAGGCAAAAATAGGAGGAATGACGCCCGCCGTATTCAGCCGCAGGGGCAAATGCGAGTTCTGCCCGCCATACATTTTACGCCCGATCTGGCGCTTGGCATAGCTGATGGGGATGCGCCGCTGGGCCCGCTCCACAAAGACAATGGCCACCAGCACCGCCGCCATAAAGGCCACAATGACCACGGCCATAAAAAGGCTCATGTCCCCGGCTTCAATAAGGGCCACAGACTGAATGATGCCACGCGGGATGCCCACCACGATGCCGCAGAAGATGATCAACGAAATGCCGTTGCCGATGCCCCGCTCGGTGATCTGTTCGCCCAGCCACATGACTAGCACAGAGCCGGCCGTAAAGGTGATCATGGTCACCAGCCGAAAATGCCAGCCCGGCGTCAGCACCACGGGCATGCCCGCAGGACTGGTCATATTTTCCAGGCCCACGGCAATGCCCAGGCCCTGCACCAAGGTGATGAGCACCGTCATATAGCGGGTGTACTGGGTTATCTTGCGCCGACCGGCCTGCCCTTCTTCGCGCGCCATACGCTTGACGTCCGGGCTGACCACCTGCAACAGCTGCATGA
The genomic region above belongs to Desulfovibrio legallii and contains:
- a CDS encoding NADH-quinone oxidoreductase subunit L, whose protein sequence is MSLLVFCCVVLPFIVAIALYFTQSDGCRKLLVPTAVAVMALSAVFLGANGAFRLEAETFLGMPLDTLFSVLDLLLLLYILGIGWKLGSRLVMGMTVLQLVGLLYLKFVLAEGDAPAVAFAPDGLSLIMVIIISVVGGLITIYGLGYMDVHEEHLHLRVSRKPRFFAIIFCFLGAMNGLVLCNNLSWMFFFWEVTTLCSFLLIGHDQTEEAKANAYRALWMNVLGGLAFVSAMLFIQKSLGTLSTELVLQKMTGMDVKSTAMLLPFAFFCVAAFTKSAQVPFESWLCGAMVAPTPVSALLHSATMVKAGTYLLLRMAPAFADTTMSTIVALFGAFTFVATCILAVSQSNAKKILAYSTIANLGLIIACVGINTAASMMAATTIIIYHSVSKGLLFMCVGTIEQRIGSRDIEDMRGLYGKMPRTAVITVIGIFTMMLPPFGMLIGKWMAIEAIARATQAMTPIVFFVALGSAFTVLFWARWAGVIVSSSNLHEHPRHGDTRPSIMFALRSLCGLALIFSFIAPLVLKTFVEPSVVGVYARFNLHSEGFIPGASLTGAGGFGWMYILFILLAVGVWLAWRAARKVPGKAHAEPYFSGLTQVKDGQVGFKGPMNVFEPARVANFYLAQYFGEGTITRGIDIISTAFLIVLIGGLL
- a CDS encoding NADH-quinone oxidoreductase subunit H; translation: MLSILGALGGLLLSPLAGGLLNGVDRRLTARMQSRVGPPLLQPFYDILKLAGKEAKVTNAWLVFCAYITLISSALALFIFFMGGDLLLLFFVLSVGAVFQVVGAICVPSPYSNVGAQRELLLMLAYEPILILVFVGFAMCTGSFSLADVFSLKEPLLLKMPLLFLALGYALTIKLRKSPFDIAASHHGHQELVRGVQTEYSGPFLAIIEVAHWLDLVLILGLCAMFWHTSVVGMAILVAASLFTEIVIDNITARLTWQWMVQKKSLLLGMGLALVNLLWLYVA
- a CDS encoding NADH-quinone oxidoreductase subunit B family protein, encoding MGFVDKMIKRSRLKSPWIVHFDCGSCNGCDIEVLACLTPLYDVERFGVVNTGNPKHADVLLVTGTVNHRNRHVLQQIYEQMPEPKAVVSIGACNLSGGVFKDTYNVLNGAHTIIPVDVFVPGCPPKPEAIIDGVVQALGVLQAKMGLGPEPEPTRMPGDEDNTPPTEAAAPKTDDQPLQNAG
- a CDS encoding NADH-quinone oxidoreductase subunit C, which gives rise to MLFEAKEVTPETLLGEVQQLANKKYRFVTMSQTVVDENTLRLFYHFDENLTMTDLRNNADMCVWEPQDAKGMVHLRMDVNKDAPIPSITPVYFCAVLIENETQDQFGVRFAGLPLDYQGGMYLEGEVSHAPYFTMTTVRRAPAAKAGAADAAPKGEQA
- a CDS encoding nickel-dependent hydrogenase large subunit, with the protein product MSNRTTVIPFGPQHPVLPEPLHIKFVVEDETVVGAVPQLGFVHRGLESLVRVKDYNQMVFVVERICGICSCIHANCYCNAIEDLMGITAPPRAQFLRVVWSELHRMHSHLLWLGLFADAFGFESVFQQFWRIREHVMDICEATAGNRVILSVNVVGGVRRDLTPDQIRWMLGRLDELENGMRELTRTMLDDYTVQERTRGIGYLSKEDARLLGAAGPTLRGSGWEIDERMHGYAAYKDLNFIPVVEPDGDCYARAKVRFYEVLHAIELVREALNRLPESELTVKVPGNPEGESVFRVEQPRGELFYYIRANGTKNLERMRVRTPTFANIPALLHMLPGCKLPDVPVIVLSIDPCISCTER
- a CDS encoding 4Fe-4S binding protein, which produces MYMLPNVLRNLSAKPATRLYPLEEREPFASYRGVITNDVEHCIFCSTCARVCPTGAIVVDAKGGKWNYDPFLCVYCSACVEKCPTKCLLQEPIHRKPSVSKFVVHRSGTPRTKKTKPAPAAAKAEEKQ
- the rplQ gene encoding 50S ribosomal protein L17; translated protein: MRHSNSGRKLSRTPAHRKALLHNLAKALLLHGKIRTTEMKAKELRRVVEPLITLAKRNDLHSRRLAYRALNDHALVKRLFDDIGPLFAGVPGGYTRVIKLAMPRKGDNAPMAVIELTRSQQAAPVKEAAPAKEATAPEGDK
- a CDS encoding DNA-directed RNA polymerase subunit alpha; the protein is MLIKQGERLINARNWSELVKPEQIAREEETASPTHGKFICEPLERGYGTTIGNALRRVLLSSLQGAAFVSVKIAGVQHEFTTIHGVLEDVTDVILNIKQVRLRLDTEEPQRLTLRASSRGPVLAGQIETNQHVSVLNPDLHIATLTEDVDLEMEFEVRMGKGYVPADMHEGLDDEIGLIRLDSSFSPVRKVAYTVEQARVGQMTNYDRLLLEVWXDGSLTPEDAIAYSAKIIKDQISVFINFDERVSGDMRDGNGDSGELNEHLFKSIDDLELSVRATNCLRSANIALVGELVQRTEAEMLKTKNFGRKSLDEIKSVLLDMGLDFGLKVDNFDKKYQDWKRKQQNEA
- the rpsD gene encoding 30S ribosomal protein S4 → MAKYTEAKCRMCRREGCKLFLKGDRCFTDKCAYDRRPYAPGQHGRARKKVSEYAVQLREKQKTRRAYGMLERQFHLYFEKAEMQKGVTGTNLLVMLERRLDNVIYRLGFANSRNQARQLVRHGIFTLNGRKVNIPSLQVRVGDTIEIPEKNRKIPVLAEAQEAIARRGCPPWLEADGAAFKGSVKALPQRDEIQFPVNEQLIVELYSK
- the rpsK gene encoding 30S ribosomal protein S11; translation: MARPKKAVKKKEKKNVPVGIAHIQASFNNTIITFTDTRGNAVSWASSGQSGFKGSRKSTPFAAQVAAETAARKAQDNGMRTVGIYVKGPGSGREAAMRAISSVGFKVAFIRDVTPIPHNGCRPPKRRRV
- the rpsM gene encoding 30S ribosomal protein S13 encodes the protein MARIAGVDLPRGKRVDIALTYIYGIGRTTALKILDTTGVNWERNIDDLSADEVNEIRKELEQHYKVEGDLRRDISGNIKRLMDIGCYRGLRHRRGLPSRGQRTHTNARTRKGPRRGAVGKKK
- the rpmJ gene encoding 50S ribosomal protein L36 — translated: MKVRPSVKKICPKCKVIRRKGVLRVICENPRHKQRQG
- the map gene encoding type I methionyl aminopeptidase, producing MKKYHGAFIKNEREVACLREANRMVANILDAVGAMAVPGVPTMRLEELARDMCADYKVKPAFLGYCGYPFALCCSVNEQVVHGFPSDRVLQEGDIVSADMGVVFEGFVGDAARTFPVGTVSEDVHKLLKVTEESLYVGIEQARAGNDVYSIGGAVQDYVEAAGFNVVRRFVGHGVGSRMHEKPEVPNFRPGMKGLTLQNGMVIAIEPMVTMGTYEVDILDDQWTAVTRDGQWAAHFEHSVAITPAGPRILSVSDKGLNRHTIV
- the secY gene encoding preprotein translocase subunit SecY → MAVGSANVTAGQASLTKKLGWTFLILCCYRIGVHVPVPGVNASALASFFESMSGTLFSLFDMFSGGGLSNVSVFALGVMPYISASIIMQLLQVVSPDVKRMAREEGQAGRRKITQYTRYMTVLITLVQGLGIAVGLENMTSPAGMPVVLTPGWHFRLVTMITFTAGSVLVMWLGEQITERGIGNGISLIIFCGIVVGIPRGIIQSVALIEAGDMSLFMAVVIVAFMAAVLVAIVFVERAQRRIPISYAKRQIGRKMYGGQNSHLPLRLNTAGVIPPIFASSLLLFPATIGQFSTNHYVKQAAEWFSPHGVAYNVLYVALMFFFCYFYTAIIFDPKDMAENLKKNGGFIPGIRPGDRTQEYIDTVLSRLTLSGGIYISIVCLLPMLLISNFNVPFYFGGTSLLILVGVAMDFMNQVESHMISSQYQGLMAKARKSGRL